One genomic region from Streptosporangiales bacterium encodes:
- a CDS encoding rhodanese-like domain-containing protein: MSGSPNVPEIEAAKLPDDAVLLDVREPDEWVAGHAPNAVHVPLGELAGRLGEVPATAGGEQLYIVCRSGGRSAQAAAALGQAGYPAVNVTGGMTAWALAGKPMASETGQPPEVA; the protein is encoded by the coding sequence TCGCCCAACGTTCCCGAGATCGAGGCCGCGAAGCTGCCCGACGACGCCGTGCTCCTCGACGTCCGCGAACCGGACGAGTGGGTCGCCGGGCACGCACCGAACGCCGTCCACGTGCCGCTCGGCGAGCTCGCCGGCCGACTCGGCGAGGTGCCGGCGACGGCGGGCGGCGAGCAGCTGTACATCGTCTGCCGCTCCGGCGGCAGGTCCGCCCAGGCCGCCGCCGCGCTCGGCCAGGCCGGCTACCCGGCGGTCAACGTCACCGGCGGGATGACCGCGTGGGCGCTGGCCGGCAAGCCGATGGCCAGTGAGACCGGCCAGCCACCCGAGGTCGCCTGA